From Alphaproteobacteria bacterium, one genomic window encodes:
- a CDS encoding ROK family protein, with protein sequence MRIGIDLGGTKTEIICLDSNNGKELYRHRVPSPKEYQASIANMKQMVEQAESTLGKKGTIGVAIPGTISLDTGLVKNANSTWLNGKPLDKDISQALGNRPVRCVNDANCFAVSEATDGAGQDAEVVFAVIIGTGTGAGIAVNKKPLSGRNGIAGEWGHNALPWPKDEERPGPSCYCGLHGCMETWVSGPGMKSDFERVAGRAASTHDIWALAGNGDADAEACIQRYESRLARGLANVINILDPDVVILGGGMGNLNRLYKNIPQLWEEYVFSDFVHTKLVPPRHGDSSGIRGAAWLWNDEESKPLKIPA encoded by the coding sequence ATGCGAATTGGAATAGATCTTGGCGGCACAAAAACGGAAATTATTTGCTTAGATAGCAATAACGGCAAAGAATTATATCGTCATCGCGTTCCTTCTCCGAAAGAATATCAAGCCAGCATCGCCAATATGAAACAGATGGTGGAACAAGCTGAGTCTACCCTTGGTAAAAAAGGAACTATTGGTGTTGCTATTCCTGGTACAATTTCTTTGGATACGGGTTTGGTAAAAAATGCCAATTCGACTTGGCTGAATGGCAAACCGCTAGATAAAGATATTAGTCAGGCCTTAGGTAACCGGCCTGTACGTTGTGTGAATGATGCAAATTGCTTTGCGGTTTCCGAAGCAACCGATGGTGCAGGACAAGATGCAGAAGTGGTATTTGCCGTTATTATCGGGACAGGCACCGGTGCTGGAATTGCCGTGAATAAAAAGCCTCTTTCAGGAAGAAATGGCATTGCCGGAGAATGGGGCCACAATGCCTTGCCTTGGCCCAAAGATGAAGAACGTCCGGGTCCAAGTTGTTATTGCGGATTGCACGGTTGTATGGAAACCTGGGTTTCTGGGCCCGGGATGAAATCAGATTTTGAAAGAGTAGCTGGCCGCGCGGCATCCACACATGATATTTGGGCGCTTGCAGGCAATGGCGATGCCGACGCAGAAGCCTGTATCCAGAGGTACGAATCAAGATTGGCGCGCGGTTTGGCAAATGTGATTAATATTCTCGATCCGGATGTTGTTATTCTTGGCGGTGGGATGGGTAATCTGAATCGTTTGTATAAAAATATTCCTCAACTTTGGGAAGAATATGTTTTCTCTGATTTTGTTCATACAAAGTTAGTGCCACCTCGGCATGGAGACTCATCCGGCATTCGTGGGGCAGCTTGGTTATGGAATGATGAAGAATCCAAGCCTTTGAAAATCCCAGCTTAA
- a CDS encoding magnesium transporter encodes MLLTYTRTGNTFQSTPLQIPASIPENALWIDMLQPTADEDRFLESKLNIEIPTREDMRDIEPSSRLYTEGGNCFMTASMLVGSDTPNPTISPVTFILTPTILATVRYGEPSAFNRFSGRLLRQPNNLDKAEDLFFHLMDVVVDRLAEVLETNGHNLDTLSNDVFANRPDNNGDSMMNPNTNDMQQVLKRLGVIGNLVSMARESLVSIARLLSFVGPAAELWLKGESQSHIKTLIRDVRFLTEHADAINNKINFLLDATLGLIDLQQTNTMKVLSVASVVLLPPTLIASVFGMNFTHIPGLQSPSGFTIAMILIVLAGILPYLLFYRKKL; translated from the coding sequence ATGCTCCTCACCTACACCCGCACCGGCAATACGTTTCAATCGACCCCGCTGCAAATTCCGGCCTCGATACCGGAAAATGCGCTTTGGATCGATATGCTGCAACCGACCGCCGATGAAGACCGGTTTTTAGAAAGCAAGCTGAATATTGAAATTCCAACGCGCGAGGATATGCGCGATATCGAACCCAGCAGCCGTCTTTATACCGAAGGCGGCAATTGTTTTATGACGGCTTCCATGCTGGTTGGATCGGATACCCCCAATCCCACAATCTCGCCGGTAACCTTTATTTTGACGCCTACTATTCTCGCCACGGTGCGGTATGGCGAACCATCGGCCTTTAACCGTTTTTCCGGCCGTCTGCTGCGCCAGCCCAATAACCTCGACAAGGCGGAAGATTTATTTTTTCATTTGATGGATGTGGTCGTGGATCGTTTGGCCGAAGTGCTGGAAACGAACGGCCATAATCTCGATACGCTTAGCAACGACGTATTTGCCAACCGCCCGGACAATAACGGCGATTCCATGATGAATCCCAACACCAACGATATGCAACAAGTCTTGAAACGTTTGGGCGTGATCGGAAATTTGGTGTCCATGGCTCGTGAAAGTTTGGTTTCGATCGCGCGTCTGCTCAGCTTTGTTGGGCCGGCCGCGGAATTATGGCTGAAGGGCGAAAGCCAATCGCATATCAAAACCCTGATTCGCGATGTGCGATTTTTGACCGAACATGCCGATGCGATTAACAATAAAATCAATTTCCTGCTGGATGCCACACTGGGCTTGATCGATTTACAGCAAACCAACACCATGAAAGTATTATCGGTCGCTTCGGTCGTGTTATTGCCGCCAACTTTGATCGCCAGCGTTTTTGGAATGAATTTTACCCATATTCCAGGACTTCAAAGCCCATCCGGCTTCACGATTGCCATGATTTTGATCGTTTTGGCTGGTATACTGCCTTATCTGTTGTTTTACCGTAAAAAACTCTGA
- the glk gene encoding glucokinase has protein sequence MNFLLSDIGGTNARFALTDGHAVSDLQILKTADYPNLTDAAMAYANEIHKKGAKIDRAVFSVGTAVVSDEIIFPNSPWSFSKSKLQSDMKLSRLDVMNDFKAVALSVPHVDQSKLIQIGGGKAQSNQPIGVIGPGTGLGVGYLLPDGHGNWIANSGEGGHVTAPAMNDLEWQVIQELKREKYTHVSAERIASGKGLINVHQALCAIHKKPYTEISAEEISKRAISGSDNLCKQALDIFCGMLGTVAGNLALLLGAHGGIYIAGGIVPQIMDYVQQSSFRERFENKGRRRDYLAAIPTYVITQDNLAFLGLSAYAKQHFGI, from the coding sequence ATGAATTTTCTTCTCTCCGATATTGGCGGCACAAACGCGCGATTTGCGTTGACGGATGGTCATGCGGTTTCCGATCTGCAAATTCTGAAAACGGCGGATTATCCGAATTTAACCGATGCGGCGATGGCTTATGCCAATGAAATACATAAAAAAGGCGCGAAGATCGATCGCGCGGTTTTTTCGGTCGGCACCGCCGTGGTCAGCGATGAAATTATTTTCCCGAACTCGCCCTGGTCCTTTTCCAAATCCAAATTGCAATCCGATATGAAATTGTCGCGCTTGGACGTGATGAACGATTTCAAGGCGGTGGCGTTATCGGTGCCGCATGTCGATCAATCGAAACTGATTCAAATCGGCGGCGGCAAGGCGCAATCCAATCAGCCAATCGGCGTTATTGGACCTGGCACTGGATTGGGCGTTGGATATTTGCTGCCCGATGGTCATGGCAATTGGATCGCGAACAGCGGCGAGGGCGGACATGTCACCGCGCCGGCGATGAACGATTTGGAATGGCAAGTGATCCAAGAATTGAAACGCGAGAAATATACGCATGTATCTGCGGAACGCATCGCGTCGGGCAAGGGATTGATCAATGTGCATCAGGCGCTTTGCGCGATCCATAAAAAGCCTTATACCGAAATTAGCGCCGAGGAAATTAGCAAGCGCGCCATTTCCGGCAGTGACAATCTATGCAAACAGGCGCTGGATATTTTTTGTGGCATGCTGGGCACTGTGGCGGGTAATTTGGCCCTGCTGCTGGGCGCGCACGGTGGTATTTATATCGCTGGCGGTATTGTGCCGCAAATTATGGATTATGTGCAACAATCCAGCTTCCGGGAACGGTTTGAAAATAAAGGGCGGCGCAGGGATTACTTGGCCGCGATTCCGACCTATGTTATAACGCAGGACAATCTCGCATTCTTAGGCTTGTCCGCGTACGCTAAACAACATTTCGGAATTTAA
- a CDS encoding glutamate--tRNA ligase — protein sequence MSNKVRLRFAPSPTGRLHLGNARAAVVNYLFAKSKGGEFMLRIDDTDLERSTREFEDGIYADLKWLGLNWDLTAKQSERMGRYAEVFEILKKAGRLYPCYETAEELDMKRKIQLSRGKPPIYDRGALKLTEEEKQKFESEGRKPHWRFLLNHNEIAWDDIIRGMNHFHGENLTDPILYRADKGPVYMLASVVDDGDFAISHIVRGEDHVANTAVQIQIFAALGFTPPQFAHFSLITDASGEGFSKRTGSLSLGTLRDEGIEPMAINSMMAKLGTSEPVEPKLTLQELAQGYELSIFGRAQPKLDKADLLTINMKLLHHMPYSMAVEKLRANNLPEVGEAFWNAVRGNINNLREIADWYNVCHQPIQPVIKDAGFAAEAAKLLPPEPWSTETWSKLVDSVKGATGRKGKELFMPLRLALTGREHGPELANILPFIGRAKAEKRLQGQAA from the coding sequence ATGAGCAATAAAGTACGACTTCGTTTCGCCCCGTCTCCAACCGGCCGTTTGCATCTGGGTAATGCCCGTGCGGCGGTGGTCAATTATTTGTTCGCCAAATCCAAGGGCGGCGAATTCATGCTGCGCATCGACGATACCGATTTGGAACGTTCGACACGCGAATTCGAAGACGGCATTTACGCCGACCTGAAATGGCTGGGACTGAATTGGGATTTGACCGCCAAACAATCCGAACGCATGGGCCGTTATGCCGAAGTGTTTGAAATTTTGAAAAAAGCCGGACGTTTATATCCATGTTATGAAACCGCCGAGGAATTGGATATGAAGCGCAAAATCCAATTGTCGCGCGGCAAGCCGCCGATTTACGATCGCGGCGCGTTGAAATTGACCGAGGAAGAAAAACAAAAATTCGAATCCGAAGGGCGCAAACCGCACTGGCGGTTTTTGTTGAATCATAATGAAATCGCGTGGGACGATATTATTCGCGGCATGAATCATTTCCATGGCGAAAATCTGACCGATCCGATTTTATACCGCGCCGATAAAGGCCCAGTTTATATGCTGGCATCCGTCGTCGATGACGGCGATTTTGCCATTTCGCATATCGTGCGCGGCGAAGATCACGTCGCCAACACCGCGGTGCAAATTCAGATTTTTGCCGCGCTGGGATTCACCCCGCCGCAATTCGCGCATTTTTCGCTGATTACCGACGCATCGGGCGAAGGATTTTCCAAACGCACCGGATCGCTATCGCTCGGCACGCTGCGAGATGAAGGCATCGAGCCTATGGCGATCAACTCGATGATGGCGAAATTGGGCACATCGGAACCGGTCGAACCGAAATTGACGTTGCAGGAATTGGCGCAAGGATATGAATTATCCATCTTTGGCCGCGCGCAACCGAAATTGGACAAAGCGGATTTATTGACTATCAATATGAAATTGCTGCACCACATGCCATACAGCATGGCGGTTGAAAAACTGCGCGCGAATAATTTACCCGAAGTAGGTGAGGCGTTTTGGAATGCGGTGCGCGGCAATATCAACAATCTGCGCGAAATTGCCGATTGGTACAATGTCTGCCACCAACCGATTCAGCCTGTGATCAAGGATGCCGGTTTTGCCGCCGAGGCCGCGAAATTATTGCCGCCCGAACCATGGAGCACGGAAACCTGGTCCAAATTGGTCGATTCGGTCAAGGGCGCGACCGGCCGCAAGGGCAAGGAATTATTCATGCCATTGCGCTTGGCGCTGACGGGCCGCGAACATGGGCCGGAACTCGCCAATATTCTGCCATTCATCGGCCGTGCGAAAGCGGAAAAACGACTGCAAGGCCAGGCGGCTTGA
- a CDS encoding RNA methyltransferase gives MNPRPYTPPNTGGMQSKSRKADKPVATPDPALQPVIILVRPQLPENIGMTARAMLNCGLSQLRIVAPKCEWPHQNAFNASSGADQVLRETKSFDSIESATADLQIIYATSPRNHFVNLPVVDLQEAAEEIVSTLANQFLSLGEGQRAVGERGGLSGQSRQITPPQSRDAALTLPQGEGSIKIGILFGPERAGLENEDIAKANKILTIPLQRDFNSLNLSQAVLLVGYQLFLQMAQQDPSVVSLRGQGTRADPAAPRAELDEFLNRLIGLMDDGGFLHPPEKRPTMVDNLRAMFTRMGLSTQEIKTLHGVVTTLLKKKD, from the coding sequence ATGAACCCACGTCCTTATACCCCGCCCAATACTGGCGGAATGCAATCGAAATCCCGTAAAGCCGACAAGCCGGTCGCAACGCCTGATCCGGCATTACAGCCCGTTATCATTTTGGTCCGTCCGCAATTGCCGGAAAATATCGGCATGACCGCGCGGGCGATGTTGAATTGCGGATTGTCGCAATTGCGGATCGTTGCGCCGAAATGCGAATGGCCGCATCAAAACGCTTTTAACGCATCATCCGGCGCGGATCAGGTGTTGCGCGAAACAAAATCGTTCGATTCGATTGAATCCGCGACCGCCGATTTGCAAATCATCTATGCCACATCGCCGCGCAATCATTTTGTGAATCTGCCGGTGGTTGATTTGCAAGAAGCGGCGGAGGAAATCGTTTCAACTTTAGCGAATCAATTCCTCTCCCTTGGGGAGGGGCAGCGAGCCGTAGGCGAGCGGGGAGGGTTAAGCGGTCAGTCTCGCCAAATAACCCCACCCCAAAGCCGCGATGCGGCTTTGACCCTCCCTCAAGGGGAGGGTAGCATAAAAATCGGCATTTTATTTGGCCCGGAACGCGCGGGATTGGAAAACGAGGATATCGCTAAGGCCAATAAAATCCTAACCATTCCATTGCAGCGCGATTTCAATTCGCTGAATTTATCGCAGGCCGTATTGCTGGTCGGATATCAACTATTCCTGCAAATGGCGCAACAAGATCCATCGGTGGTCAGTTTGCGTGGGCAGGGCACACGGGCAGATCCCGCTGCGCCGCGTGCGGAATTGGATGAATTTTTAAACCGGTTGATTGGATTGATGGATGATGGCGGATTTTTGCATCCGCCGGAAAAACGCCCCACCATGGTTGATAATTTGCGCGCCATGTTCACGCGCATGGGATTATCGACGCAGGAAATCAAAACCCTGCATGGCGTGGTGACGACGCTATTGAAAAAGAAAGATTAA
- a CDS encoding NAD+ synthase, translating into MKVALAQINLPVGDFSGNCAKILDYYTRANADLLLTPELSVSGYSPEDLILNKSFVDAAQKATQELAGKITRGGAIVGSPWRDGDQVFNAMVLIADGKVQEVQYKYELPNFGVFDEPRIYAGGPLPKPIMFQGVPLGMLICRDLWYDRTCSVLTKAGAKILLAPNASPYDIEKDVSRKGQARERVSESGIPMVYLNMVGGQDDVIYDGASFIIAKDGKIIGQAPKFVEHLGHFDFDPKTGAITTDLPAANIDTDDEAELYQAMCLATRDYVHKNGFKKAVLGLSGGIDSALVAAIAADAIGPENVRTLFLPSPHSSLESFQDAGNIADFLGIDMHRVEITNPMQSVQQSLEGIINPSGLTLENIQPRLRGVILMAMSNHTDALLLTTGNKSEIATGYATLYGDMCGAFNPIKDLYKTQIYAVAKWRNSADAEKYGYAKWPVMPERVLTKAPTAELRPGQKDQDTLPPYDLLDKILYKLIEQNQGIAEIVAHGYDSATVLQIAQMLDKSEYKRRQAAPGPKLSIKAFGKDRRMPITQSWKRA; encoded by the coding sequence ATGAAAGTAGCTCTAGCACAAATAAACTTGCCTGTCGGAGATTTTTCCGGCAATTGCGCCAAAATTTTGGATTATTATACACGCGCTAACGCGGATTTATTGCTGACGCCGGAATTATCGGTATCGGGCTATTCGCCCGAAGATTTGATTTTGAATAAAAGTTTTGTCGATGCCGCACAAAAAGCCACGCAGGAACTGGCCGGCAAAATTACGCGCGGCGGCGCGATTGTCGGCTCCCCATGGCGCGATGGCGATCAGGTATTCAATGCGATGGTGTTGATTGCGGATGGCAAAGTTCAGGAAGTTCAATACAAATATGAATTGCCTAATTTTGGCGTGTTTGACGAACCGCGCATTTACGCCGGGGGACCATTGCCAAAACCGATTATGTTCCAGGGCGTGCCGCTGGGCATGCTGATATGCCGCGATTTATGGTACGACCGCACTTGCAGCGTATTGACCAAGGCTGGCGCAAAGATTCTGCTCGCGCCGAACGCATCGCCATACGATATTGAAAAAGATGTCAGCCGCAAGGGGCAGGCGCGGGAACGTGTTTCGGAATCCGGCATCCCGATGGTGTATTTGAATATGGTTGGCGGCCAGGACGATGTGATTTACGATGGCGCCTCGTTTATTATTGCCAAGGACGGGAAAATTATCGGCCAGGCGCCAAAATTTGTCGAGCATCTGGGCCATTTCGATTTTGATCCGAAAACCGGCGCGATTACCACCGATCTGCCCGCCGCCAATATCGATACCGATGACGAAGCCGAATTATATCAGGCAATGTGTTTGGCCACGCGCGATTACGTCCATAAAAATGGCTTTAAAAAAGCGGTGCTGGGATTGTCCGGCGGCATCGATTCGGCGCTGGTTGCGGCGATTGCCGCCGATGCCATCGGGCCCGAAAACGTACGCACGCTGTTTTTGCCGTCGCCGCACTCATCGCTGGAAAGTTTTCAGGATGCTGGCAATATCGCCGATTTTTTAGGCATCGATATGCATCGCGTCGAAATAACCAATCCGATGCAAAGTGTGCAACAATCCCTAGAAGGCATAATTAATCCATCGGGTTTGACCTTGGAAAATATTCAACCGCGCTTGCGCGGCGTGATTCTGATGGCCATGTCCAATCATACCGATGCGTTGTTGCTGACAACGGGCAATAAATCGGAAATCGCAACGGGCTATGCGACGCTTTATGGCGATATGTGCGGCGCGTTCAATCCGATCAAGGATTTGTATAAAACTCAGATTTATGCGGTTGCTAAGTGGCGCAACAGCGCGGATGCCGAAAAATATGGCTATGCCAAATGGCCGGTTATGCCGGAACGGGTTTTGACCAAAGCGCCGACGGCGGAACTGCGTCCAGGACAAAAAGACCAAGATACTTTGCCGCCGTATGATCTGCTGGATAAGATCCTTTATAAATTAATCGAGCAAAATCAGGGTATTGCGGAGATTGTGGCCCATGGGTATGATTCCGCAACCGTCTTGCAAATTGCGCAAATGCTTGATAAATCTGAATATAAGCGCCGGCAAGCGGCGCCCGGGCCGAAATTGTCGATCAAAGCCTTTGGCAAGGATCGCCGCATGCCCATAACGCAAAGCTGGAAAAGAGCTTAA
- a CDS encoding cysteine--tRNA ligase, producing MSLALYNTLTREKEEFIPRDAKRVTMYVCGPTVYDFAHIGNARPVVVFDVLYRLLKHLAKENRWGEVVYARNITDVDDKINAKGQEIVAQQGGDINAAIRQITQKFEKHYNDDMGALGCLPPDHTPHATNHIADMIAMIQTLIDRGHAYAAEGHVLFNAPSMKDYGKLSRNTREELVAGARVDVAPFKKDPTDFVLWKPSSADLPGWESPWGRGRPGWHIECSAMSRAVLGNQIDIHGGGLDLRFPHHENEIAQSECSCDAHPFARYWMHNGYLTVNGEKMSKSLGNFFTVQDVLAKAPGEAIRLALLMARYNQPLDWTDQLLTQAMNSLDRLYVSVGELNIESSPVAPSQEFMEALLDDLNTPAAIMILHTMASKVNKESDPQKRLKLAAELKASANLVGLLNKLSDETINRELSNFELENIGKLIAEKKYAELSNDHQRVYTILYKLAESRWLTEEVIKQLVDERKNAKLAKNYSYADYIKRFLLVCRIELKDLPGNETTWKLNKYD from the coding sequence ATGTCCTTAGCCTTATATAATACACTGACCCGCGAAAAAGAAGAATTCATCCCACGCGATGCAAAACGCGTGACCATGTATGTGTGCGGTCCGACCGTGTATGATTTCGCGCATATTGGCAATGCGCGTCCAGTGGTCGTGTTCGATGTTCTATACCGTTTGTTGAAACATTTGGCGAAGGAAAATCGTTGGGGTGAAGTTGTATACGCTCGTAACATTACGGACGTGGACGATAAGATTAATGCCAAGGGTCAGGAAATCGTGGCGCAGCAGGGGGGCGATATCAATGCCGCCATCCGGCAAATTACTCAAAAATTTGAAAAACACTATAATGATGATATGGGCGCATTAGGATGTTTGCCGCCCGATCACACGCCGCACGCGACCAACCATATCGCCGATATGATTGCGATGATTCAAACCTTGATCGATCGCGGGCATGCCTATGCAGCCGAAGGGCATGTATTGTTCAACGCGCCATCGATGAAAGATTACGGAAAATTATCCCGCAACACCCGCGAGGAATTGGTCGCGGGCGCGCGTGTCGATGTGGCGCCATTTAAAAAAGACCCAACCGATTTTGTATTGTGGAAACCGTCATCCGCCGATTTGCCGGGATGGGAAAGCCCATGGGGCCGTGGCCGTCCAGGATGGCATATTGAATGTTCGGCGATGAGCCGCGCGGTGCTTGGCAATCAAATCGATATTCATGGCGGCGGGCTGGATTTACGTTTCCCGCACCACGAAAATGAAATCGCGCAAAGCGAATGTTCGTGCGACGCGCATCCATTCGCGCGTTATTGGATGCATAACGGTTATCTGACCGTAAATGGCGAAAAGATGAGTAAAAGTTTGGGCAATTTTTTCACGGTGCAGGATGTTTTGGCCAAAGCGCCCGGTGAGGCAATTCGTTTAGCATTATTGATGGCGCGTTATAACCAACCTTTAGATTGGACCGATCAGTTACTTACGCAAGCAATGAATTCATTGGATAGGCTATATGTTTCTGTAGGAGAACTAAATATTGAGTCTTCTCCAGTCGCTCCCTCGCAAGAGTTTATGGAGGCGTTACTAGATGATCTAAATACTCCAGCGGCAATTATGATACTGCATACTATGGCTTCTAAGGTAAATAAAGAGTCAGACCCACAAAAGCGATTGAAATTAGCAGCTGAATTAAAAGCAAGCGCTAATTTAGTCGGGTTATTAAATAAGTTATCTGATGAAACTATTAACAGAGAACTATCTAATTTCGAATTAGAGAATATAGGAAAACTAATTGCTGAGAAGAAATATGCAGAATTGAGTAATGATCATCAACGTGTTTATACTATTTTATATAAATTAGCGGAGAGTAGATGGTTAACAGAAGAAGTAATAAAACAGCTTGTTGATGAACGGAAAAATGCAAAGCTAGCCAAGAACTATTCATACGCAGATTATATCAAAAGATTTTTATTAGTATGCCGCATTGAATTAAAAGACCTTCCTGGAAATGAAACAACTTGGAAGTTAAACAAGTATGATTGA
- a CDS encoding NAD-dependent succinate-semialdehyde dehydrogenase: MPHKHLLKTHAMIDGQWVVGSKTFPVHNPATGEIVANVADLGQKETAQAIAAAKSALAAWRDRPAKERAKILRAWNDLILANVDALARIMTLEQGKPLAEAKGEITYAATFVEWYAEEAKRVYGDVIPANKGNQRILVFKQAIGVVGAITPWNFPSAMITRKCAPALAAGCTIVLKPAEQTPLSALALAELAIQAGFPKGVFNIVTGSDPEAIGGELTSNVDVKKISFTGSTEVGKILMRQSAGTVKKLSLELGGNSPFIVFADADLPSAVQGAMASKFRNNGQTCVCANRILVEAKVYDQFAGLLETEMKKMKVANGMDEGAQLGPLIDKPALEKVTGLVEDAKAQGGKIRMGGKPHSLGQTFYEPTLITGATVKMRLSQEEIFGPVAALYSFDSEQQAVQIANDTAYGLASYCYTRDLGRAFRMAQNLDYGVIGINEGIVSTEVAPFGGVKESGFGREGSFYGIEDYISVKYVLMGGL, encoded by the coding sequence ATGCCGCATAAACATTTGTTGAAAACCCATGCGATGATCGATGGGCAATGGGTTGTTGGCTCGAAAACCTTTCCGGTGCATAACCCTGCGACCGGCGAAATTGTGGCCAATGTCGCCGATCTAGGACAAAAAGAAACCGCGCAGGCCATCGCCGCCGCCAAATCCGCATTGGCCGCTTGGCGGGATCGCCCGGCCAAGGAACGCGCCAAGATTTTGCGCGCCTGGAACGATTTGATCTTGGCCAATGTCGATGCCCTGGCGCGCATTATGACGTTGGAACAAGGCAAACCGCTGGCCGAAGCCAAAGGCGAAATTACCTATGCCGCCACGTTTGTGGAATGGTATGCCGAGGAAGCAAAACGCGTTTATGGCGATGTGATTCCCGCCAATAAAGGCAATCAGCGTATTTTGGTGTTTAAACAAGCCATCGGCGTTGTTGGCGCGATCACCCCATGGAATTTCCCATCGGCAATGATCACCCGCAAATGCGCGCCTGCGCTGGCGGCTGGGTGCACGATTGTGTTGAAACCGGCGGAGCAAACGCCATTATCGGCGTTGGCATTGGCGGAGCTTGCTATTCAAGCCGGATTCCCCAAAGGCGTGTTCAATATTGTTACTGGCAGCGATCCCGAGGCGATTGGCGGCGAATTGACATCGAACGTCGATGTTAAAAAAATCAGTTTTACCGGATCGACCGAAGTCGGCAAAATTTTAATGCGCCAGTCCGCCGGCACGGTAAAAAAATTATCCTTGGAATTGGGCGGCAATTCGCCGTTCATCGTTTTTGCCGATGCCGATTTGCCGTCGGCGGTGCAGGGCGCGATGGCATCGAAATTTCGCAATAATGGCCAGACGTGCGTTTGTGCCAACCGGATTTTGGTCGAAGCGAAAGTATATGACCAGTTCGCCGGTTTGCTGGAAACCGAAATGAAAAAAATGAAAGTCGCCAATGGCATGGATGAAGGCGCGCAATTGGGGCCATTGATCGACAAACCGGCCTTGGAAAAAGTCACCGGCCTTGTCGAGGACGCCAAGGCGCAAGGCGGCAAGATTCGTATGGGTGGAAAACCGCATTCGTTGGGGCAAACTTTTTACGAACCGACTTTGATTACGGGCGCAACGGTAAAAATGCGCCTTAGCCAGGAAGAAATTTTTGGCCCCGTGGCGGCGCTGTATTCGTTCGATTCCGAACAACAAGCGGTGCAAATCGCCAACGATACGGCTTATGGGCTGGCGTCTTATTGTTATACGCGCGATCTGGGGCGGGCATTCCGCATGGCGCAAAATTTGGATTATGGCGTGATTGGTATTAACGAAGGTATTGTGTCGACCGAAGTCGCGCCGTTTGGCGGCGTGAAAGAATCTGGTTTCGGCCGCGAAGGATCGTTTTACGGGATCGAAGATTATATTTCGGTCAAATATGTGTTGATGGGAGGATTATAA